One part of the Muntiacus reevesi chromosome 18, mMunRee1.1, whole genome shotgun sequence genome encodes these proteins:
- the LOC136150035 gene encoding olfactory receptor 1A1-like, whose translation MREDNQSSTFNFILLGVSGQQEEEDVFFILFLFIYPITLTGNLLIILAIRFDVRLMYFLLASLSFVDIFFSSVTIPKALANHLLSTKAISFGGCLTQMCFMLALGNTDSYILAAMAYDRAVAITRPLHYTTIMSPRTCVLLVMGSWVVGNANAFPHTLLTASLSFCGNQEVANFYCDIASLLKLSCSDIHFNVKMMYLGAAVFSVPLLCIIISYVRVFSTVLRVPSTKGVLKAFSTCGSHLTVVSLYYGTVMGMYFRPLTSYSLKDAVITVMYIAVTPMLNPFIYSLRNRDMKAALRKLFSSRIFS comes from the coding sequence ATGAGAGAAGACAACCAATCCTCTACCTTCAATTTCATCCTCCTGGGAGTTAGCGGTCAGCAGGAAGAGGAAGATGTCTTCTTCATCCTCTTTCTGTTCATTTACCCCATCACATTGActggaaacctgctcatcatcttAGCTATTCGCTTCGATGTTCGCCTCATGTATTTTCTCCTTGCCAGCCTCTCCTTCGTTGACATCTTCTTCTCCTCTGTAACTATCCCTAAGGCGCTGGCCAACCACCTCCTGAGCACCAAAGCCATCTCTTTTGGGGGATGCCTAACACAGATGTGTTTCATGTTAGCTCTGGGTAACACAGATAGTTACATTCTGGCTGCTATGGCCTATGATCGAGCTGTGGCCATCACCCGCCCACTTCATTACACAACAATTATGAGCCCACGGACTTGTGTCCTGCTAGTCATGGGGTCTTGGGTGGTTGGAAATGCCAATGCCTTCCCACACACTCTGCTCACAGCTAGCCTGTCCTTCTGTGGAAACCAGGAAGTGGCCAACTTCTACTGTGACATTGCCTCTTTGCTCAAGCTGTCCTGTTCTGACATTCACTTTAATGTGAAGATGATGTACCTGGGGGCTGCTGTTTTCTCCGTGCCATTACTATGCATCATCATCTCCTATGTTCGGGTCTTTTCCACAGTCTTACGGGTTCCCTCTACTAAAGGTGTGctcaaagccttctccacctgtgggtCCCACCTCACGGTTGTTTCTCTGTATTATGGGACAGTTATGGGCATGTATTTCCGCCCTCTGACTAGTTACAGCCTAAAGGATGCTGTGATAACCGTGATGTATATCGCAGTGACCCCAATGTTAAATCCtttcatctacagtctgaggaatCGGGACATGAAGGCTGCCCTGAGGAAACTTTTCAGCAGCAGAATCTTCTCATAA